One window of Lacerta agilis isolate rLacAgi1 chromosome 14, rLacAgi1.pri, whole genome shotgun sequence genomic DNA carries:
- the LOC117057819 gene encoding olfactory receptor 13H1-like → MNESEITEFVLIGFSGHPKTKIGLAALMTIIYLANIIGNGLIVFVVTADPRLHNPMYFFLCNLSIIDICLCTSSVPQSIANCLVERPVMSFAKCYIQMYTGIYLGSTECFLLAVMAYDRYVAISNPLRYMLIMNWKVCIVLAIVSWTVAFLLAIVPCLANPAHFCGHNEVDHFACELTALMKLICSDMAVGQLTMYFTSTCTVLFPFCFILFSYARILVAILRIHSSGSRLKAFSTCGSHLAVVLVFFGNAIALYIKPQSKDTQASDKIIYIFNQALVPMLNPLIYTLRNQDVLGALKKLVGKNLHS, encoded by the coding sequence ATGAATGAGTCTGAAATCACTGAATTTGTCCTCATTGGATTTTCTGGACATCCCAAAACAAAGATAGGATTGGCGGCTTTAATGACCATCATCTACTTGGCAAACATAATTGGAAATGGACTCATTGTGTTTGTAGTCACAGCTGATCCTCGCCTCCATAATCCAATGTACTTCTTCCTTTGCAATCTGTCCATCATTGATATCTGTCTTTGTACATCTTCAGTTCCACAATCTATTGCCAACTGTTTGGTGGAAAGACCCGTCATGTCTTTTGCTAAATGTTACATTCAGATGTACACTGGTATATACCTTGGATCAACAGAATGTTTCCTGCTGGCAGTCATGGCTTACGACCGGTATGTTGCCATCTCCAATCCACTCCGTTATATGCTTATCATGAACTGGAAAGTTTGCATTGTTTTGGCTATTGTATCATGGACAGTGGCCTTTTTACTTGCTATTGTTCCCTGTCTTGCAAATCCTGCCCACTTCTGTGGACACAATGAGGTGGATCATTTTGCATGTGAGCTCACAGCCCTCATGAAATTGATTTGTTCTGACATGGCTGTGGGACAACTGACAATGTACTTCACCAGCACCTGCACAGTTCTTTTCCCCTTCTGTTTCATCCTTTTTTCCTATGCACGTATCCTTGTGGCCATTTTGAGAATCCATTCATCTGGAAGCAGACTGAAAGCTTTCTCTACTTGTGGATCTCACCTAGCTGTGGTGCTGGTGTTCTTTGGAAATGCTATAGCACTATACATCAAACCTCAGTCTAAAGACACTCAGGCTAGTGACAAAATTATTTATATCTTTAATCAAGCACTGGTACCCATGTTAAACCCTTTAATCTACACACTGAGAAACCAGGATGTGTTAGGAGCACTTAAAAAGCTGGTGGGGAAGAACCTGCATTCATAA